From the Solanum pennellii chromosome 4, SPENNV200 genome, one window contains:
- the LOC107018348 gene encoding annexin D5-like, whose translation MATLSIPPVITTPRDDAMHLYKAFKGFGCDKAAVINILSHRDATQRALIQQEYRTMYSEDLNKRLVKELSGKLEKAILLWMYDPAGRDAILARKALSADAVDLRAATEVICSRTPSQIVHFKQLYHSMNGIYLEHDIELHASGDHKKLLLAYVSTMRYEGPEVDRASVDHDAKALYKAGEKKLGTDEKTFIRIFSERSRAHLAAVSSAYHSMYSRKLKKAVKSETSGLFEFALLTILQCAENPAIYFAKELHKAMKGLGTNDTTLIRIIVTRTEIDMQYIKAEYQKKYKKSLNDAVHSETSGDYRTFLLSLLGPGH comes from the exons GATTTGGATGTGATAAAGCAGCAGTCATTAACATCCTTTCCCATCGTGATGCTACTCAGCGTGCTCTTATTCAACAGGAATACAGAACTATGTATTCTGAAGATCTAAACAAACGCTTGGTCAAAGAGCTTAGCGGTAAACTTGAG AAAGCAATCTTGCTTTGGATGTATGATCCAGCAGGAAGGGATGCTATCCTAGCAAGGAAAGCTTTGAGTGCTGACGCCGTTGATCTCAGAGCTGCCACTGAAGTGATATGTTCACGGACTCCTTCTCAAATAGTACATTTCAAACAACTTTACCATTCCATGAATGGTATCTACCTTGAGCATGATATTGAGCTTCACGCATCTGGTGATCACAAAAAG TTGCTTCTAGCATATGTAAGCACAATGCGCTATGAAGGCCCAGAAGTTGACAGAGCTTCGGTTGATCATGATGCTAAAGCTCTTTACAAAGCTGGGGAGAAGAAACTGGGAACTGATGAGAAGACTTTTATACGAATTTTCTCTGAAAGAAGTAGGGCACATTTGGCTGCTGTTAGTTCTGCTTATCACAGCATGTATTCCAGGAAGTTAAAAAAG GCTGTAAAAAGTGAAACCTCTGGACTCTTCGAGTTTGCTCTCTTGACTATTTTGCAATGTGCTGAGAATCCAGCAATATACTTTGCAAAG GAGTTACACAAGGCAATGAAGGGCTTGGGGACGAATGATACAACTCTCATAAGGATAATAGTCACGCGAACTGAGATTGATATGCAGTATATTAAAGCAGAGTACcagaaaaagtataagaaatctCTTAATGATGCTGTTCATTCGGAGACTTCTGGTGATTATCGGACCTTTCTTCTATCTCTTCTGGGGCCTGGTCACTGA
- the LOC107018297 gene encoding protein DCL, chloroplastic, with amino-acid sequence MASICTSNFHFLCRKNNHSPISHHLLLSPSSLSFSRCGGLRLCRCAAVKTGSEGGGIRSDNAELLRKPVISTELETTSESEELVKEESDDEVGKKSGDGEGWVDWEDQILEDTVPLVGFVRMILHSGKYAIGDRLSPDHQRTILQRLLPYHPECDKKIGPGVDYITVGYHPDFENSRCLFIVRKDGESVDFSYWKCIKGLIRKNYPLYADSFILRHFRKRKRND; translated from the exons ATGGCTTCAATTTGTACTTCAAATTTTCACTTTTTATGCAGAAAAAACAATCATAGCCCTATTTCTCATCATCTACTATTATCTCCGTCTTCTTTATCCTTCTCACGTTGCGGGGGATTGCGGTTGTGTCGTTGCGCGGCGGTGAAGACCGGTTCAGAGGGAGGAGGGATTCGGAGTGATAACGCGGAGCTGTTGCGGAAGCCGGTGATTTCGACGGAGTTGGAGACGACGTCAGAAAGTGAGGAGTTGGTGAAGGAGGAATCGGATGATGAAGTAGGGAAGAAGAGCGGAGATGGAGAGGGTTGGGTTGATTGGGAGGACCAGATTTTAGAGGATACTGTGCCGCTTGTTGGTTTTGTTAGAATGATTCTTCATTCTGGAAA ATATGCAATTGGCGATAGGTTAAGTCCTGATCATCAGAGAACAATTCTACAAAGATTGCTTCCATATCACCCGGAATGCGACAAGAAGATTGGCCCTGGAGTTGATTACATTACT GTAGGGTACCATCCAGATTTTGAAAACTCAAGATGTTTATTTATTGTCCGCAAGGATGGTGAATCAGTGGACTTTTCATACTGGAAATGCATAAAGGGGTTAATTAGAAAAAACTATCCACTCTATGCTGACAGTTTTATCCTCAGGCATTTTCGGAAGCGGAAGCGTAATGACTGA
- the LOC107018232 gene encoding ABSCISIC ACID-INSENSITIVE 5-like protein 5: MGSNYHFKNFGNEPPGEGGSGGGGKQPGNFGLPRQPSIYSLTFDEFLSSTGGSGKDFGSMNMDELLKNIWNAEENQTIGGPGINGQEVGVPGGHLQRQGSLTLPRTLSHKTVDEVWRDMSKEHGGGKDGNSVGVPPNIPQTQRQQNLGEITLEEFLVRAGVVREDAQFAAKSNNAGGIFGDLSYAGNNTGLAFGYQQANSRNTGLMPGSIPNKNGETVIQSANLPLNVNGVRSTQQQLRPQQLQQNQQSQPQQQPIFPKQPALPYGAPMAIPNSGQLSSPGMRAGMVGIPDPALNSNFIQGASLMGGGMNMVGLGASGVTVATASPGVSSSDGLGKSNGDTPSVSPVPYVFNGGLRGRKYSTVEKVVERRQRRMIKNRESAARSRARKQAYTMELEAEVAKLKEENDELQKKQEEMLEMQKNQVMEMMNLQKGAKRRCLRRTQTGPW, translated from the exons ATGGGGAGTAATTATCATTTCAAGAACTTTGGTAATGAGCCACCAGGTGAGGGTGGAAGTGGTGGTGGTGGGAAGCAGCCGGGGAACTTTGGATTGCCGCGGCAGCCGTCTATCTATTCATTGACGTTTGATGAGTTTCTTAGCTCAACAGGAGGGAGTGGTAAGGATTTTGGGTCAATGAACATGGATGAGTTGTTAAAGAACATATGGAATGCTGaggagaatcaaacaattggAGGGCCTGGAATTAATGGGCAAGAGGTTGGTGTTCCAGGTGGTCATTTGCAGAGGCAAGGCTCTTTGACTCTACCTAGGACACTGAGTCATAAGACTGTTGATGAAGTTTGGAGGGATATGTCAAAGGAGCATGGTGGTGGGAAGGATGGAAATAGTGTTGGAGTGCCACCAAATATACCTCAGACTCAGAGACAACAGAATTTAGGGGAGATAACACTTGAGGAATTCCTAGTTAGAGCTGGAGTTGTGAGAGAAGATGCACAGTTTGCTGCAAAATCGAATAATGCTGGAGGAATCTTTGGTGATTTGTCCTATGCTGGGAATAATACAGGGCTTGCATTTGGATATCAACAAGCTAATAGTAGGAACACAGGTTTAATGCCTGGTAGTATCCCTAACAAGAATGGTGAAACTGTTATTCAGTCTGCTAATTTGCCACTGAATGTGAATGGGGTCAGATCCACACAACAACAGCTAAGACCACAGCAACTGCAACAGAACCAACAATCACAGCCACAGCAGCAACCAATTTTCCCAAAGCAGCCTGCTTTGCCCTATGGTGCTCCTATGGCTATCCCAAATAGTGGTCAGTTGAGCAGTCCGGGAATGAGGGCAGGGATGGTTGGTATCCCTGATCCAGCACTCAACTCTAATTTCATTCAAGGCGCTTCTCTAATGGGTGGAGGAATGAATATGGTAGGTTTAGGAGCCAGTGGGGTCACTGTTGCAACAGCATCTCCAGGTGTTTCATCATCAGATGGACTAGGGAAGAGCAATGGAGATACACCTTCTGTATCTCCAGttccttatgtgtttaatgGTGGTTTAAGAGGCAGGAAATACAGTACTGTGGAGAAGGTCGTTGAAAGGAGGCAGAGGAGAATGATAAAAAATAGAGAGTCAGCTGCTAGATCAAGAGCTCGAAAGCAG GCCTATACTATGGAGCTAGAAGCAGAAGTCGCAAaactaaaagaagaaaatgatgaaCTTCAAAAGAAACAG GAAGAAATGTTAGAAATGCAGAAGAATCAG GTTATGGAAATGATGAACCTTCAAAAGGGAGCTAAAAGGCGATGCTTAAGACGGACACAAACTGGTCCATGGTAA
- the LOC107017891 gene encoding THO complex subunit 5A-like, whose product MKMDVTMGEPGEILPEHKPERSPHEVLQQSKASVEEIVSKMLSMKKESTPKSEIRELVTQIFINFVSLRQANRSILLEEDRVKGETERAKAPVDFTTLQLHNLMYEKSHYVKAIKACKDFRSKYPDIELVPEEEFFRDAPLEIKNTVLSNDNSHNLMLKRLNFELFQRKELCKLREKLEQKKKALQETIANRKKFLSSLPSHLKSLKKASLPVQHQLGVLHTKKLKQVQYAELLPPPLYVIYSQLMAQKEAFGENVDLEIVGSVKDAQAVARQQANKDTGVSASLESSKVDDDIDDEDDGQRRRKRPKKIPSKESLEQAGIYQTHPLKVTLHIHDDEKSDSQSKKLVTLKFEYLIKLNSVCVGVEGSQENADNDILCNLFPDDTGLELPHQSAKLIDHSIVFDERRTSRPYKWAQHLAGIDFLPEVSPSLRGFETSNDETSKHAAVISGLSLYRQQNRVQTVVQRVRARKKAQLALVEQFDSLMNLNWPALAGRRVPWASHDPRCSLHAWFPLGSSPSQVPSSTLTETEQVQHPTKVVVDGESASSKEEVESTREDGELPSLVPTTSINDTNVTPIKRTDFDHSTKLAFISKSTSSPITKGKSPSFKKYGDDTDLILESDSEMDDIVQIEQESNNTPGSAGFSDTSWVDCKVQEYCLVLTRKMDNEERKMKLESKIKISKEYPLRPPLFTLSLYEAKQAESYYKVDSSVWYNELRSMEAEVNVHILNAIAAAEENLVLAHQVRCLALLFDFYVEDGGSSSEKRRSTSVIDVGLCKPMTGELVARSFRGRDHRKMISWKDGSCTPGYPY is encoded by the exons atgaaaatgGACGTAACCATGGGGGAACCCGGCGAGATACTGCCGGAGCACAAGCCGGAAAGGTCGCCGCACGAGGTTCTGCAGCAAAGCAAAGCTTCAGTAGAGGAAATCGTCTCGAAAATGCTTTCTATGAAGAAAGAAAGCACGCCGAAATCTGAAATTCGCGAACTTGTCACTCAGATTTTCATCAACTTCGTCTCTCTCCGTCAG GCAAATAGATCAATATTGCTCGAAGAGGATCGTGTGAAGGGGGAAACTGAACGTGCAAAAGCTCCTGTGGACTTCACAACGCTGCAGCTCCACAACTTGATGTATGAAAAAAGTCATTATGTGAAAGCTATAAAGGCCTGCAAAGATTTCAGGTCAAAATATCCTGATATTGAACTTGTTCCCGAGGAAGAATTCTTTAGAGATGCACCCTTGGAGATAAAAAACACTGTTCTGTCAAATGATAACTCACATAATTTGATGCTAAAGCGGTTGAATTTTGAGCTATTCCAG CGCAAAGAATTATGCAAGCTTCGTGAGAAACTGGAACAGAAAAAGAAGGCTCTACAGGAGACCATTGCAAACAGGAAGAAGTTCTTGTCAAGTCTCCCATCGCACCTAAAATCACTCAAGAAAGCATCCTTGCCGGTGCAGCACCAGCTTGGAGTACTCCACACAAAAAAGTTGAAGCAGGTGCAATATGCAGAGTTGCTTCCTCCGCCTCTCTATGTTATTTATTCACAGCTCATGGCCCAAAAAGAAGCCTTTGGAGAAAATGTGGATCTGGAGATTGTTGGTAGTGTGAAGGATGCTCAAGCTGTTGCCCGCCAGCAAGCAAATAAAGACACTG GTGTCTCTGCCAGCTTAGAGAGCTCGAAAGTTGATGATGATAtagatgatgaagatgatggaCAAAGGAGAAGAAAGCGTCCCAAAAAGATACCCAGCAAGGAAAGTCTGGAGCAGGCTGGAATTTATCAAACTCACCCTCTTAAAGTCACACTTCATATACATGATGACGAGAAATCTGATTCACAATCTAAAAAACTTGTCACTTTGAAATTTGAGTACTTAATTAAGTTGAATAGTGTGTGTGTTGGAGTTGAAGGCTCTCAAGAGAATGCTGATAATGACATCTTATGCAATTTATTTCCGGATGACACGGGCCTTGAGCTTCCACACCAG TCTGCAAAGCTAATTGATCATTCAATTGTGTTCGATGAAAGGAGAACCTCACGACCATACAAGTGGGCGCAGCATCTGGCAGGCATCGATTTTTTACCTGAGGTGTCACCGTCGCTTAGAGGTTTTGAGACTTCAAATGATGAGACATCAAAGCACGCTGCTGTTATCTCTGGTCTGTCGCTGTATCGGCAACAAAATCGGGTGCAAACGGTTGTGCAAAGAGTTCGTGCTCGGAAAAAGGCTCAGCTGGCTCTAGT GGAGCAGTTTGACTCTTTAATGAACCTAAACTGGCCAGCTCTAGCCGGTAGAAGAGTTCCTTGGGCTTCTCATGATCCTCGCTGCAGTTTGCATGCATGGTTCCCTCTTGGTTCATCTCCTAGTCAGGTTCCGTCATCGACTCTCACAGAAACGGAACAAGTTCAGCATCCTACGAAAGTTGTGGTGGATGGAGAGTCTGCCTCTTCTAAAGAAGAGGTAGAAAGCACGAGGGAAGATGGGGAGCTTCCATCCTTAGTTCCCACCACCTCAATAAATGATACGAATGTCACACCAATTAAAAGAACTGATTTTGATCATTCTACAAAGCTGGCGTTCATTTCAAAGAGTACCAGCTCTCCAATTACAAAGGGGAAGTCACCGAGTTTTAAGAAATACGGAGATGATACAGACCTTATTCTGGAATCAGATAGTGAAATGGATGACATTGTGCAGATTGAGCAGGAGAGTAATAATACACCTGGATCTGCTGGGTTCAGTGATACATCATGGGTGGACTGCAAGGTTCAGGAATATTGTCTTGTTTTGACAAGAAAGATGGATAATGaggaaagaaaaatgaaattggAATCCAAG ATCAAAATCAGCAAGGAGTATCCACTGAGGCCTCCTCTTTTCACATTGAGCCTATATGAGGCAAAACAGGCGGAGAGCTATTACAAGGTGGATAGTTCTGTGTGGTACAATGAACTTCGCAGCATGGAAGCAGAG GTCAATGTTCACATCTTAAATGCTATAGCTGCAGCTGAAGAAAACTTAGTCCTAGCTCATCAGGTTCGCTGTCTTGCATTGTTGTTTGACTTTTATGTTGAAGATGGGGGTTCATCTTCTGAGAAGAGAAGGAGCACTTCTGTGATTGATGTTGGTTTATGCAAACCTATGACTGGTGAGCTTGTTGCTCGATCATTTAGAGGAAGAGATCATAGGAAGATGATCTCATGGAAAGACGGTTCTTGCACCCCTGGCTATCCGTACTAG